A genomic window from Microvirga sp. TS319 includes:
- a CDS encoding tetratricopeptide repeat protein, which translates to MVKNFSLAAIMAAHVLLVLTPAFSQRSPDQEIRGRFQALTQRIEQLRQRQDQDALIEQAQLLQDGVPISETNPLGRPQPDEAARLLDRALASLGPRWPEAAVRRAKLLLTKDAGQGARGRAAELLRRAAAMQSRDAAYLLAGLMEAGNGVPRDTAGAKGLYQVALRLGHGLSGLALARLESNATKADVYATQGLRLLFQEAHQGAADAARILADHYRSTSDKVPDRLNAALEWYRRASDLGDAEALLQLGRIRQDMRSSLYRPEEARSDFEKAAVGGSVEAALVLAQDPYDGGSLGVPAAEAEIWLRRALESRVPRALIAGIEIRSQQGRDRREEAKLYLAEALKDAGHEPGVLVALGRYLRAGDLVERNVPLALTFFDKAAGQDNVTAAYEYGRTVFGFPDAATEPMRRIAAARLQNAAERGDVKAALTLGDVLLNGKGVDPAPLDARRWYEKAAEGGSTVAFVRLGDLYLRRPDDRDVSRAIEWYRRAADANISTAMIRLGRMFDEGQGVPQDYALAATWFSRAAAAGSGPAMVALSALYSRAGGPGHFNLARDVLEKAVRAGDARASIALAKLYLARGEKPLADSVLKRAADNGDPEAAIQLAELFLSGPADQAALARHWLVAAEKAALGTDGLMVRVAVLQLKEPAQRRKGTATLEAIARKNNTDAMTALAQALLDGTSIGPDPDRAEVLLRRAIQLGDEGARFVLAKAYRDGNGIEKNPARAVALYREIHNDEPGDPKVLLALGDAYVSGEGVPRDRALAIQFYAQAAQNGDPEGKAHLGMAYLYGGGVPHNGAKAERLLSEAGESSLMVARLKLGEAKASGMGAAIDPEGAFASYLRAAEAGSPEAMIEVSRAIRNGFGTQADPVLAQSWLERAVRMGSPDALYELYRVMAVAKDAKPQEAERWLVQAARSGHAAAMYHLALRYRPTSPDQNRIDGNEWLAKAAQAGHWQAIKAIRKKKLPEPGDGDGDDE; encoded by the coding sequence ATGGTGAAAAATTTCAGTCTTGCCGCCATTATGGCGGCTCACGTTCTTCTGGTGCTCACGCCGGCATTCTCGCAACGATCGCCGGATCAGGAGATCCGCGGCCGCTTCCAGGCCCTCACGCAGCGGATCGAACAGCTGCGTCAGCGGCAGGATCAGGATGCCTTGATCGAACAGGCGCAGCTCCTTCAGGACGGCGTGCCGATCAGTGAGACCAACCCGCTGGGCAGACCGCAGCCCGATGAGGCCGCGCGGCTCCTCGATCGTGCACTGGCCTCCCTGGGGCCGCGTTGGCCCGAAGCCGCGGTTCGGCGCGCTAAACTCCTGTTGACCAAAGACGCCGGACAGGGGGCGCGCGGGCGCGCGGCCGAACTCCTGCGCCGTGCCGCCGCCATGCAGAGTCGGGATGCGGCCTATCTGCTCGCCGGCCTGATGGAGGCGGGCAACGGCGTACCGCGCGATACGGCCGGGGCCAAAGGGCTCTATCAGGTGGCTCTGCGCCTGGGGCATGGCCTGTCAGGCCTTGCCCTCGCGCGGCTCGAGAGCAATGCGACGAAGGCTGATGTCTATGCCACGCAAGGGTTGCGGCTTCTGTTCCAGGAGGCGCACCAGGGGGCCGCCGACGCCGCGAGGATCCTCGCGGATCATTACCGCTCGACGAGCGACAAGGTGCCTGATCGGTTGAACGCGGCCCTCGAATGGTACAGGCGCGCATCCGATCTCGGAGATGCGGAGGCGTTACTGCAACTTGGCCGGATCAGGCAGGATATGAGATCTTCGCTGTACCGGCCCGAGGAGGCGCGCTCCGATTTCGAGAAGGCGGCCGTGGGCGGGTCGGTGGAAGCCGCGCTCGTCCTTGCGCAAGATCCTTACGACGGCGGCTCTCTCGGCGTTCCTGCCGCGGAGGCCGAGATCTGGCTCAGGAGGGCTCTCGAGAGTCGCGTGCCGCGCGCCCTGATCGCGGGCATCGAGATCCGAAGCCAGCAGGGCAGGGATAGGCGCGAGGAGGCGAAGCTCTATCTCGCCGAGGCTCTGAAGGATGCCGGGCATGAGCCGGGGGTTCTCGTCGCGCTGGGGCGCTATCTGCGCGCGGGAGATCTCGTCGAGAGAAACGTTCCGCTCGCGCTCACGTTCTTCGATAAAGCCGCCGGGCAGGATAACGTCACGGCTGCGTACGAGTATGGACGCACGGTCTTCGGTTTTCCGGATGCGGCGACGGAGCCGATGAGGAGGATCGCGGCCGCACGTCTTCAGAATGCGGCGGAGCGCGGCGATGTGAAGGCCGCACTCACCCTTGGCGATGTTCTCTTGAACGGCAAAGGTGTCGATCCGGCGCCATTGGATGCGCGGCGCTGGTATGAAAAGGCCGCGGAGGGTGGTTCGACGGTGGCCTTCGTGCGCCTCGGGGATCTGTACCTTCGCAGGCCTGATGACAGGGATGTCTCGCGTGCGATCGAATGGTATCGCAGGGCAGCCGATGCGAACATTTCAACCGCCATGATCCGCCTCGGGCGCATGTTCGACGAGGGGCAGGGGGTCCCGCAGGATTATGCGCTGGCAGCCACATGGTTCAGCCGTGCGGCGGCTGCCGGAAGCGGCCCAGCCATGGTGGCATTGAGCGCTCTTTATTCCCGTGCCGGCGGGCCGGGACATTTCAACCTGGCACGGGACGTCCTGGAGAAAGCGGTTCGGGCCGGCGATGCGCGAGCATCGATCGCTCTCGCGAAGCTCTATCTTGCGCGAGGAGAGAAGCCGCTTGCGGACTCAGTCCTGAAGCGGGCGGCCGACAATGGAGATCCCGAAGCAGCCATTCAGTTGGCAGAGCTCTTCCTGTCTGGGCCTGCCGATCAGGCAGCTCTTGCCCGGCACTGGCTTGTGGCGGCGGAGAAAGCCGCGCTCGGCACAGATGGGCTGATGGTGCGGGTCGCCGTTCTGCAGCTGAAGGAACCAGCCCAGCGCCGGAAGGGAACCGCGACCCTGGAGGCGATCGCTCGAAAGAACAACACCGATGCGATGACGGCTCTCGCGCAGGCGCTGCTGGACGGGACCAGCATCGGCCCCGATCCCGATCGCGCGGAGGTGCTGCTTCGGCGGGCCATTCAGCTTGGCGACGAAGGAGCACGTTTCGTGCTCGCCAAAGCGTATCGCGACGGGAACGGCATCGAGAAGAACCCCGCTCGCGCCGTTGCGCTCTACCGCGAGATTCACAACGACGAGCCGGGCGACCCGAAGGTGCTGCTCGCCTTGGGCGATGCCTACGTGAGCGGCGAGGGGGTGCCCCGCGACCGGGCGCTCGCGATTCAATTCTATGCACAGGCCGCGCAGAATGGAGATCCCGAAGGGAAGGCGCATCTGGGGATGGCCTATCTTTACGGAGGCGGGGTCCCTCACAACGGAGCGAAGGCGGAGCGCCTCCTGTCCGAAGCAGGCGAGAGCAGCCTGATGGTGGCGCGGCTGAAACTCGGAGAGGCCAAGGCGTCGGGCATGGGAGCCGCGATCGACCCGGAGGGGGCGTTCGCATCCTATCTGCGGGCCGCGGAGGCGGGATCGCCCGAGGCCATGATCGAGGTGTCGCGTGCGATCAGAAACGGCTTCGGCACCCAGGCCGATCCCGTTCTGGCGCAATCCTGGCTCGAACGGGCGGTGCGCATGGGATCGCCTGATGCGCTCTATGAGCTTTATCGCGTGATGGCAGTCGCCAAGGATGCGAAGCCGCAGGAGGCCGAGCGCTGGCTCGTTCAGGCGGCACGGAGCGGTCACGCCGCCGCCATGTACCATCTCGCACTGCGCTATCGCCCAACTTCTCCCGATCAGAACAGGATCGACGGGAACGAATGGCTCGCCAAAGCGGCGCAGGCCGGTCACTGGCAGGCCATCAAGGCCATTCGCAAGAAGAAACTGCCCGAGCCTGGGGACGGCGATGGGGACGACGAATAG
- a CDS encoding tetratricopeptide repeat protein, translating to MIRASHIVLLSCLLANTALAAPERQENTPAASASAQTSLTPAKLKAMPTARLLKLGQSALTADAETSAFTTGLEALKVASFRGDRVATRMLGKVMARHDLPIMENGSARIESRLRHEAMQGASSSVLAIAGMYDRGDGVQTDTKRAAEWYLWAARLGNRRAMANVAYAYGTGRGVARDDAAALKWLKEVNPGRARMTLVDIGWALATGSEGSADMPAALRFFERAAQVGPDVAYQVALDLDRGTKGIRNREAAGHLIRVAAERGDSAAATHLANILSGSDKLEDQRQAVQWYSLAALDKENATAGQGLSRLIALRPQDDLVPGIIAGLEKAVEAGNHEALLGLALAYADGIGVEASPGRAASLLQQAADAGIPEAKYRLSLLYRSGTGVDMDLDKAIELMSSAQESGFPLAAVALSAMVDQPAPNAAPGQSAPTAAGRSTMPR from the coding sequence ATGATCAGAGCGAGCCACATTGTGCTCCTGAGCTGCCTGCTGGCGAACACTGCTCTTGCTGCGCCAGAGAGACAGGAGAACACACCTGCTGCATCCGCCTCGGCTCAGACCAGCCTCACCCCGGCGAAGTTGAAGGCGATGCCGACGGCACGTCTTCTCAAGCTCGGGCAGTCCGCATTGACGGCGGATGCCGAAACATCGGCTTTCACGACCGGGCTTGAAGCTCTGAAAGTTGCGTCTTTCCGAGGCGATCGCGTTGCAACGCGAATGCTCGGCAAGGTCATGGCGCGTCATGATCTTCCCATCATGGAGAATGGTTCCGCCCGCATCGAGAGCAGACTGAGACATGAAGCGATGCAGGGAGCATCCAGCTCCGTTCTGGCGATTGCGGGAATGTACGATCGAGGCGATGGCGTTCAGACGGACACGAAGAGGGCGGCTGAATGGTATCTCTGGGCCGCACGGCTCGGAAACCGCCGTGCGATGGCGAACGTCGCCTATGCCTACGGGACCGGCCGAGGAGTCGCGCGCGATGACGCGGCAGCCTTGAAATGGCTCAAGGAGGTCAATCCCGGCCGCGCCCGGATGACGCTCGTCGATATCGGCTGGGCATTGGCGACCGGATCCGAAGGGAGCGCAGACATGCCGGCGGCTTTGCGCTTCTTCGAGAGAGCCGCGCAGGTCGGTCCGGATGTCGCCTACCAGGTCGCGCTCGATCTCGATCGCGGCACGAAAGGGATTCGGAACCGGGAAGCGGCAGGACATCTGATCAGGGTTGCGGCCGAACGCGGCGACAGCGCCGCCGCGACGCATCTCGCAAACATTCTCTCCGGCAGCGACAAGCTGGAGGATCAGCGCCAGGCCGTGCAGTGGTACAGTCTGGCGGCCCTGGACAAGGAAAACGCCACCGCGGGGCAGGGGCTCTCCCGGCTCATCGCCTTGCGCCCGCAGGACGATCTCGTGCCCGGCATCATCGCGGGTTTGGAAAAGGCCGTGGAGGCCGGAAATCACGAGGCTTTGCTCGGCTTGGCGCTGGCCTATGCCGACGGTATCGGCGTGGAGGCTTCACCTGGGCGTGCCGCGAGCCTTCTCCAGCAGGCGGCCGATGCAGGCATCCCCGAAGCGAAATACCGGCTCAGCCTCCTGTACAGGTCCGGCACCGGCGTCGACATGGACCTCGACAAGGCAATCGAGCTGATGAGCAGCGCTCAGGAAAGCGGATTTCCGTTGGCTGCCGTGGCCCTGAGCGCGATGGTCGATCAGCCCGCTCCGAATGCGGCTCCCGGACAGTCGGCCCCAACCGCAGCCGGGAGAAGTACGATGCCTCGGTGA
- a CDS encoding GMC family oxidoreductase, protein MSDSTTFDYVIIGGGSAGCVLANRLSKDPHNSVCLLEAGGRDNWIWFHIPVGYLFAIGNPRSDWMFKTESEPGLNGRVLNYPRGKVLGGCSAINAMIYMRGQREDYDNWRQLGLTGWGWDDVRPIFRRHLDHYLGAGEHHGSGGEWRVEAPRMRWDILDTFIEAAVEAGIPRTSDFNTGSNEGISYFHVNQRNGRRWSAARGFLKPALTRPNLKLEINAHATRILFDGRRAVGVEILQQGQLRRIHARKEVVLSAGAVASPQILQLSGIGDGVLLRQHGIEVLQHLPGVGENLQDHLQLRPIYKVSGVRTLNEEYRSLTKKGLMALEYALFRRGPLTMAPSQLGAFTRSSPEYATPNLQFHIQPLSLDKFGDEPHPFAAFTASVCNLRPTSRGSIRIRSGSAADAPSIRPNYLSAPEDQQVAVDSLRLVRRIVSMPALQRYRPQEYRPGVQLQTDDELLSGARDIGTTIFHPVGTAKMGIESDPMAVTDERLRVRGIEGLRVIDASVMPTITSGNTNSPTLMIAEKGAAMILEDQARTPEGIRQSA, encoded by the coding sequence ATGTCCGACAGCACCACGTTCGACTACGTGATCATCGGCGGAGGCTCGGCAGGCTGCGTTCTGGCGAACCGTCTCTCGAAGGATCCGCACAACTCCGTTTGCCTGCTCGAGGCCGGCGGAAGGGACAACTGGATCTGGTTCCACATTCCCGTGGGCTATCTTTTCGCCATCGGGAATCCGCGATCCGACTGGATGTTCAAGACCGAGAGCGAGCCCGGCCTCAACGGGCGCGTTCTGAACTATCCACGCGGCAAGGTCCTGGGCGGCTGCTCGGCCATCAACGCCATGATCTACATGCGCGGCCAGCGCGAGGATTACGACAACTGGCGTCAGTTGGGCCTGACCGGCTGGGGCTGGGACGACGTGCGGCCGATCTTCCGCCGGCATCTGGACCATTATCTCGGCGCGGGCGAGCATCATGGCAGCGGCGGAGAATGGCGCGTCGAAGCGCCGCGCATGCGCTGGGATATTCTCGACACCTTCATCGAAGCGGCTGTCGAGGCCGGAATTCCCCGCACCTCCGATTTCAACACCGGCAGCAACGAGGGGATCTCCTATTTCCACGTCAACCAAAGGAACGGACGGCGCTGGTCGGCCGCGCGCGGCTTTCTGAAGCCCGCCCTGACACGTCCGAACCTCAAGCTCGAGATCAATGCGCATGCCACGCGCATCCTCTTCGACGGCAGGCGCGCCGTCGGCGTCGAAATCCTGCAGCAGGGACAACTCAGGCGCATTCATGCGCGCAAGGAGGTCGTGCTGTCGGCCGGTGCGGTGGCCTCCCCGCAAATCCTCCAGCTTTCCGGCATCGGCGACGGCGTTCTCCTGCGGCAGCATGGGATCGAGGTCCTCCAGCATCTGCCCGGGGTCGGCGAGAACCTGCAGGATCATCTCCAGCTGCGCCCTATCTACAAGGTTTCCGGCGTACGCACGCTCAACGAGGAATATCGCTCGCTCACGAAGAAGGGCCTCATGGCGCTCGAATACGCACTGTTCCGGCGCGGACCGCTGACGATGGCGCCGTCGCAGCTGGGAGCTTTCACGCGCTCCTCTCCCGAGTACGCCACACCCAACCTTCAGTTCCACATTCAGCCGCTGTCATTGGACAAGTTCGGGGACGAGCCGCACCCGTTCGCAGCCTTTACGGCGAGCGTCTGCAACCTGCGCCCCACGAGCCGGGGCAGCATCAGGATCAGGAGCGGCAGCGCGGCCGATGCGCCCTCCATCCGACCCAACTATCTGTCGGCGCCGGAGGACCAGCAGGTCGCCGTGGATTCCTTGCGTCTCGTCCGTCGCATCGTCTCGATGCCGGCGCTGCAGAGATACCGGCCGCAAGAATACAGACCCGGCGTCCAGCTGCAGACCGACGACGAGCTGCTCAGCGGCGCCCGTGACATCGGCACCACCATCTTTCATCCGGTCGGAACGGCCAAGATGGGAATCGAGAGCGACCCTATGGCCGTAACTGACGAACGCCTGAGGGTTCGCGGCATCGAGGGGCTGCGCGTCATCGATGCCTCGGTCATGCCGACGATCACCAGCGGCAACACAAACTCGCCGACCCTCATGATCGCCGAGAAAGGCGCCGCCATGATCCTGGAGGATCAGGCCCGGACGCCGGAAGGGATCAGGCAGTCGGCCTGA
- a CDS encoding LuxR C-terminal-related transcriptional regulator codes for MSSQTIPTLLVESNTLLREGLRRILTETAYNPVALSPNLDGILAEWEANAGPFLLVMGCSRDHEEACSQVREIKSQYDSARVLMLVDQYDLKQIISAFQAGADAYLIKSVSCEVLVKTLDLVMLGEVVFPSAVLDLLNEHVLRPNGDGRTPGAEKASDEQFQSKGLSVRETVILRCLMDGDSNKLIARKFDITEATVKVHVKAILRKIHAKNRTQAAIWAASHLPADGQVSAQ; via the coding sequence ATGAGCTCCCAGACGATCCCGACGCTCCTTGTCGAATCAAATACTCTTCTGCGCGAGGGGTTGCGGCGAATTCTGACGGAGACGGCGTATAACCCCGTCGCTCTGTCTCCCAACCTTGACGGCATTCTTGCGGAATGGGAGGCGAATGCCGGTCCGTTCCTGCTGGTCATGGGGTGCTCGCGCGATCACGAAGAGGCCTGCAGTCAGGTTCGGGAGATCAAGAGCCAATATGACTCGGCGCGCGTGCTGATGCTGGTGGATCAGTACGACCTGAAGCAGATCATCTCCGCGTTCCAGGCAGGGGCGGACGCCTATCTGATCAAGTCCGTGTCCTGCGAAGTTCTGGTCAAGACGCTGGATCTCGTCATGCTCGGCGAGGTCGTATTCCCGTCGGCCGTTCTCGACCTGCTGAACGAGCACGTTCTGCGGCCCAACGGTGACGGCCGGACGCCGGGAGCCGAGAAAGCCTCTGACGAGCAGTTTCAAAGCAAGGGATTGTCCGTCCGTGAGACCGTGATCCTGCGCTGTCTCATGGATGGCGACTCGAACAAGCTCATCGCCCGGAAATTCGATATCACCGAGGCGACCGTCAAGGTGCACGTCAAGGCGATCCTGCGCAAGATCCATGCGAAGAACAGGACGCAGGCCGCCATCTGGGCTGCAAGTCATCTGCCGGCCGACGGGCAGGTATCGGCCCAGTAG
- a CDS encoding LuxR C-terminal-related transcriptional regulator, producing MNNLVRDLKAQHANARVVILADGFDLDEMKLTLQAGADGYCLATTGCEAMIKYLDLVMLGEVVFPSSAFLSTMMPSGQVIVPEAESAAIATSLPQIERIAEAKDSVIRTLSSREAEILQCLMEGAPNKVIARKLDVAEATVKVHIKAILRKIRVANRTQAAMWAVNHLSGGQEPAWPQLQAGDRGMSQVPPFMKIC from the coding sequence ATGAACAACCTCGTCCGGGATCTGAAGGCACAGCATGCCAACGCACGTGTCGTCATTCTCGCAGACGGCTTCGATCTCGATGAAATGAAGCTCACGCTCCAGGCCGGAGCAGATGGCTATTGCCTTGCGACGACCGGATGCGAGGCAATGATCAAGTACCTTGATCTCGTCATGCTGGGTGAGGTGGTTTTTCCATCCTCCGCCTTCTTGAGCACCATGATGCCGTCGGGACAGGTGATCGTACCCGAGGCCGAGAGCGCGGCGATCGCGACGTCTCTTCCTCAGATAGAGCGCATTGCGGAGGCCAAGGACTCGGTCATTCGCACCCTGTCCAGCCGCGAAGCGGAAATCCTGCAATGCCTGATGGAGGGGGCGCCCAATAAGGTGATCGCCCGCAAGCTCGACGTAGCCGAGGCGACCGTCAAGGTTCATATCAAGGCGATCTTGAGAAAGATCCGGGTGGCCAACCGCACGCAGGCTGCCATGTGGGCCGTCAATCATTTGTCCGGCGGCCAGGAGCCGGCGTGGCCGCAGCTTCAGGCCGGCGACAGGGGAATGTCGCAGGTTCCGCCCTTCATGAAGATCTGCTGA
- a CDS encoding tetratricopeptide repeat protein, which yields MKQPTRAHDPVKTRSKAPIGAVIAISLAGPIGAPGSLLAQTGASRSLAPTADFSKLCVAPPKVTLTRAWKKWDKKQPVRNLDEMYNAALLYADGAPQVARDPVTARKLLEELSARTWPGKGRALYRLGQLMLDPAAGPIDAERSASLFSAAASMLHMDAAVQLARLHEQGRIKGADVKEAERLLRTASAAGNVDGVIGLARLQESGRLGAVPQAATEDLVKLGLLILYGDLGRGKCSSLFEIGSILSDDALVPGGLPEAVKWFEAAARQGDYRGDLSLAGIYMQGRVTVAPGVVLRHLTKAAEAGSAQAMTSLGEYYLRGDGTPRDVAKGVAWLEKAGTYADVDAYKLLSRHYRGEFGLPPDLPKAADALSRAVALPGHTSSVIVSLARLYAAGIHGQPDIKSALALYRQAAESGDPSGLTELAKILLVRPQDAFGTDVLGLLNEAARRGNPEAMGLLADLYECSAVVAPDMEQSRSWLMRAAAAGHARSIATLATQPDADPEATRRNAEALKRSAEKGDRESMVYLALAYRTGQGAEQDDRLAAEWQKAALAPGEDLSRSQFLLARKLLTVGRPEADRALGRNLLEEVARGGDASAVFELGRFLTAASQPGSPEHMRGVTLLQNAAASGVVAAMVELADQPDDQLRVTGKTAADWRRTAAEAGNARSAIALAALAKDPADLSAWVERAEALPVCSARDMVDLARIHYRTNSPQAAERARLWLQRAVADTRLHQPDPATLFQIGRAMFDGVGGSTDPQEAVTYIERSAEAGKVEAMRFLGRNYASGALGEGKNELAVAWLIKALRAQDEGAAADLARLATTSEKDAGLAVEALKEAADKSFGPAMREYGRSLQFGFGTVADPIQGAVWLRKAAEAGDIVAMKELSRAYASGYGVELSANASTDWLLRAAKAGDMEAMYGVSLAMTLGFGTDLDADAAQKWLATAEATARK from the coding sequence ATGAAACAGCCGACCCGCGCTCATGATCCGGTAAAGACCCGGTCGAAAGCCCCGATCGGAGCCGTGATCGCGATCTCTCTTGCAGGGCCGATCGGCGCGCCGGGCTCCCTCCTGGCGCAAACGGGCGCCTCGCGTTCACTGGCGCCGACCGCCGATTTCAGCAAACTCTGCGTCGCTCCCCCGAAGGTTACGCTGACACGCGCCTGGAAGAAGTGGGACAAGAAGCAGCCTGTCCGCAATCTCGACGAGATGTACAACGCGGCCTTGCTTTACGCTGATGGTGCACCGCAGGTCGCTCGCGATCCGGTGACGGCCCGCAAGCTGCTGGAAGAACTGTCTGCCCGCACGTGGCCGGGGAAGGGGCGTGCGCTTTATCGCCTGGGCCAACTGATGCTCGATCCCGCAGCGGGTCCCATCGATGCCGAGCGGTCCGCGTCGCTGTTTTCGGCTGCGGCCTCCATGTTGCATATGGACGCCGCGGTTCAGCTCGCCCGGCTCCACGAGCAGGGACGGATCAAAGGGGCGGACGTGAAGGAGGCCGAGCGTCTTTTGCGAACGGCCTCCGCGGCCGGCAATGTCGATGGCGTAATCGGGCTCGCGCGTCTCCAGGAAAGCGGCCGTCTCGGAGCCGTGCCGCAGGCCGCGACCGAGGATCTCGTCAAGCTTGGACTGCTCATCCTGTACGGCGATCTGGGGCGAGGGAAGTGCAGCTCCCTCTTTGAGATCGGCTCGATCTTGTCCGATGACGCGCTCGTGCCAGGAGGGCTGCCGGAAGCGGTGAAGTGGTTCGAGGCGGCCGCACGACAGGGGGATTATCGGGGCGACCTGTCCTTGGCCGGGATCTACATGCAAGGGCGGGTCACGGTCGCCCCGGGCGTGGTTCTCAGGCATCTCACCAAGGCCGCCGAGGCGGGATCGGCTCAGGCCATGACGTCGCTCGGCGAATATTATCTGCGCGGAGACGGAACGCCCAGGGATGTCGCCAAAGGTGTGGCTTGGCTGGAGAAGGCCGGGACTTACGCCGATGTGGACGCCTACAAGCTCCTTTCCCGTCACTATCGCGGAGAATTCGGATTGCCTCCGGATCTGCCGAAGGCTGCGGACGCCCTGTCTCGGGCCGTTGCTCTGCCGGGGCATACGTCCAGCGTCATCGTTTCGCTCGCCCGTCTCTACGCGGCCGGCATCCACGGTCAGCCGGACATCAAGAGCGCACTCGCCCTTTACCGGCAGGCAGCCGAGAGCGGAGACCCCTCGGGCCTGACGGAACTTGCCAAAATCCTGCTCGTTCGGCCGCAGGATGCCTTTGGGACGGATGTTCTCGGGCTCCTCAACGAGGCGGCCAGACGTGGGAACCCCGAGGCCATGGGCTTGCTTGCGGATCTCTACGAATGCAGTGCCGTCGTGGCTCCGGACATGGAGCAGTCACGTTCCTGGCTGATGCGCGCCGCGGCGGCGGGGCACGCCCGCAGCATCGCGACGCTCGCCACGCAACCGGATGCCGATCCGGAGGCCACGCGCCGGAATGCGGAGGCGCTCAAGCGTTCCGCGGAGAAGGGAGATCGCGAGAGCATGGTGTACCTCGCTCTCGCCTACCGGACCGGACAAGGTGCCGAGCAGGATGACCGTCTGGCCGCCGAATGGCAGAAAGCCGCGCTTGCTCCGGGCGAGGATCTGTCCCGGTCCCAGTTTCTTCTGGCTCGTAAACTCCTGACTGTCGGGAGGCCCGAGGCTGACCGGGCACTCGGGCGCAATCTCCTGGAGGAGGTCGCAAGAGGAGGCGATGCGAGCGCCGTGTTCGAGCTCGGACGGTTTCTGACGGCCGCCAGCCAGCCTGGCAGTCCCGAGCATATGCGGGGCGTGACGCTGCTCCAGAATGCGGCCGCATCCGGTGTCGTTGCTGCGATGGTGGAACTGGCGGACCAGCCCGACGACCAGCTCCGCGTTACCGGAAAAACGGCGGCCGATTGGAGAAGAACTGCGGCCGAGGCCGGGAATGCTCGCTCGGCGATCGCTCTTGCGGCTCTTGCGAAGGATCCGGCCGATCTATCGGCATGGGTCGAACGGGCCGAGGCGCTCCCGGTCTGTTCCGCCAGGGATATGGTGGATCTGGCCCGGATCCACTATCGCACGAACAGCCCGCAGGCAGCCGAACGGGCGCGCCTGTGGCTTCAGCGCGCAGTTGCCGACACGAGGCTCCATCAGCCGGATCCGGCGACGCTCTTCCAGATCGGCCGCGCCATGTTCGATGGCGTCGGAGGCTCCACGGACCCGCAGGAAGCGGTGACGTATATCGAGCGTTCCGCCGAAGCGGGGAAGGTCGAGGCCATGCGATTCCTCGGCCGCAATTATGCCTCCGGAGCTTTGGGAGAGGGCAAAAACGAGCTCGCTGTCGCATGGCTCATCAAAGCCTTGCGGGCACAGGACGAAGGCGCGGCCGCCGACCTGGCGCGCCTAGCCACAACGTCGGAAAAAGATGCCGGACTTGCCGTTGAGGCTCTCAAGGAGGCCGCCGACAAGAGCTTCGGTCCCGCCATGCGCGAATACGGACGCAGTCTTCAGTTCGGCTTCGGCACAGTGGCGGATCCCATCCAGGGGGCCGTGTGGCTGCGCAAGGCAGCCGAGGCGGGCGATATTGTCGCCATGAAGGAGCTCTCGCGCGCCTATGCATCAGGATATGGCGTGGAGTTATCGGCGAATGCCAGTACCGACTGGCTCCTGCGCGCGGCCAAGGCGGGCGACATGGAGGCCATGTATGGCGTCAGCCTCGCGATGACGCTCGGGTTTGGAACCGACTTAGATGCGGACGCCGCGCAGAAATGGCTCGCGACCGCCGAAGCGACGGCGCGCAAATGA